The segment CGGTTCAGGCGATTGCGCGGCTGCTGCTCGGCCGTCAGCCGTTCACCAAACTCACCGTCGTGACCAACAGCCTGCCGCTCGCGACGATTCTTGGCGGCGCCCCCGGCCTCGAGCTGCACGTCCTCGGCGGCATGTTCCTCCATCGGCAGGCGATCCTGCTCGGCCCGCAATCGACGCGGACGCTCACCGCCTGGAAGTTCGATGCGGCGTTCCTCGGCGGCGAGGGGATGGATGCACAGGGAGTCACCAACTCGCACGCCAACATCGCCGCCTTCCAGCAGGCGGTGCTGCGGCGCGCGGCGAAAGCCTACTTTTGCCTTGATGCCACCAAGCTCGGCCGCGCCACCCCGCATCGCGTGGTCGGCTGGGATCGGTCGATTCACCTGATCACCGACGCCACCCCCGCGGCACTGGCCAGGGCGTCGATCGCTCTCCCGCTTACCCACT is part of the Opitutus terrae PB90-1 genome and harbors:
- a CDS encoding DeoR/GlpR family DNA-binding transcription regulator, translated to MRVPLHIVEKRREQLRQLIRTDGFLPIAEICRRLEVSEATARRDLVAVAASGHITRTRGGALADYNTTFASHGQRAHRARTAKTRIAAAALARIPASGTVFLDAGTTVQAIARLLLGRQPFTKLTVVTNSLPLATILGGAPGLELHVLGGMFLHRQAILLGPQSTRTLTAWKFDAAFLGGEGMDAQGVTNSHANIAAFQQAVLRRAAKAYFCLDATKLGRATPHRVVGWDRSIHLITDATPAALARASIALPLTHYIPAK